The Sphingomonas sanxanigenens DSM 19645 = NX02 genome includes a region encoding these proteins:
- the trbB gene encoding P-type conjugative transfer ATPase TrbB has product MMPSRTDSVSTERRHAMLRTAMGPAIAAALSDPRVIEIMVNPDGALRVDILGEGRVDTDVTLDAPQVERIIRLVASHVRSEVHGDKPIVSAELPPLGHGAGERFEGILPPVSTAPCFSIRKPAARIYTLMDYVTDGIMSAEAARLLSLAVVDRRNILVAGGTSSGKTTLANALLAEMAHLDERVILIEDTRELQSPARDTVALRTRPSSSDKNTAVTMGDLVRSTLRLRPDRIIVGEVRGGEALDMLKAWNTGHPGGIATVHANSAASALYRIEQLIQEAVVTVPRRLVAEAIDMIVFIAGRGTARRVETIARVAGLDPDGGYAVVDLTPTLTPDLQGD; this is encoded by the coding sequence ATGATGCCGTCTCGCACCGACAGCGTTTCGACAGAGCGCCGCCATGCCATGCTGCGCACCGCGATGGGGCCGGCAATTGCCGCCGCACTCAGCGACCCGCGCGTCATCGAGATCATGGTCAATCCCGACGGCGCGCTGCGTGTCGATATCCTCGGCGAAGGCCGTGTCGATACCGACGTGACGCTCGATGCGCCCCAAGTCGAACGGATCATCCGGCTGGTGGCGTCCCATGTCCGGTCCGAGGTGCATGGCGACAAGCCCATCGTGTCGGCCGAACTGCCGCCGCTCGGGCATGGCGCCGGCGAGCGGTTTGAGGGAATCCTTCCGCCGGTTTCAACTGCGCCGTGCTTCTCGATCCGCAAACCCGCGGCCCGCATCTACACGCTGATGGACTATGTGACCGACGGCATCATGTCGGCGGAGGCCGCGCGCCTCCTGTCGCTCGCTGTCGTCGACCGCCGCAACATCCTCGTCGCTGGCGGGACCAGTTCGGGCAAGACAACGCTCGCCAACGCGCTGCTTGCCGAGATGGCCCATCTCGACGAACGGGTGATCCTGATCGAGGACACCCGCGAGCTGCAATCCCCGGCGCGCGACACGGTCGCCCTCAGGACCCGGCCAAGCTCATCCGACAAGAACACCGCCGTCACCATGGGTGATCTCGTGCGCTCGACGCTGCGGCTTCGGCCCGATCGCATCATCGTCGGCGAGGTTCGCGGCGGCGAAGCGCTGGACATGCTCAAGGCCTGGAACACCGGTCATCCCGGGGGAATCGCGACCGTCCATGCCAATAGCGCTGCCTCCGCACTCTACCGGATCGAGCAGCTCATCCAGGAAGCCGTGGTCACCGTGCCGCGCCGCCTGGTCGCCGAGGCCATCGACATGATCGTGTTCATCGCCGGGCGCGGCACCGCGCGGCGCGTCGAGACGATCGCCCGCGTCGCCGGGCTCGACCCCGACGGTGGCTACGCCGTCGTCGATCTCACCCCGACCCTGACCCCTGACTTGCAAGGAGACTGA
- a CDS encoding TrbC/VirB2 family protein yields the protein MNIFRIPRRDGFFATGLMLGLSITMTSRAYASGSGMPWEEPLQQVLESVQGPVAKIVAVLIIISTGLALAFGETSGGFRKLIQIVFGLSIAFAASSFFLSFFSFGGGALVA from the coding sequence ATGAACATTTTTCGCATTCCCCGCCGCGACGGCTTTTTCGCCACCGGGCTGATGCTCGGCCTGTCGATCACCATGACCAGCCGCGCATACGCCAGCGGTTCGGGCATGCCCTGGGAAGAGCCGCTCCAGCAAGTGCTGGAATCGGTCCAGGGACCGGTCGCCAAGATCGTCGCGGTGCTGATCATCATTTCCACGGGGCTCGCGCTCGCATTCGGCGAGACCTCCGGCGGCTTCCGCAAGCTCATACAGATCGTCTTCGGCCTGTCGATTGCGTTCGCCGCTTCGAGCTTCTTCCTGTCCTTCTTCAGCTTCGGCGGCGGGGCGCTCGTCGCGTGA
- a CDS encoding VirB3 family type IV secretion system protein: MSHIDNGHVAGFEVPIHASLGQTILLGGAPRGIAIINGTVAAAVGLGLQQWPVGIAIWAIGHTIAVFAARGDPDFVPVLLRHLRQKGYLAC, translated from the coding sequence GTGAGCCACATCGACAACGGTCATGTTGCTGGCTTCGAGGTGCCGATCCACGCCAGCCTGGGGCAAACCATCCTGCTCGGCGGGGCGCCCCGCGGCATCGCGATCATCAACGGCACGGTCGCGGCGGCGGTCGGGCTGGGCTTGCAGCAATGGCCGGTCGGGATCGCGATCTGGGCCATCGGCCACACCATCGCTGTGTTCGCTGCCCGCGGCGACCCGGACTTCGTGCCCGTGCTGCTTCGCCATCTGCGCCAGAAAGGATATCTGGCATGCTGA
- the trbE gene encoding conjugal transfer protein TrbE, with protein sequence MLNLAEYRSRADRLADHLPWAALVAPGVVLNKDGSFQRSFAFRGPDLESATEAELVSACARANNVLKRLGSGWALFFEAERREALGYPESVFPDAASWLVEQERRAGFEAEGEHFESRFHGTLVWLPPADSTDAAGRTLVERPDDAKGRDWHASLAGFIAETDRVLDLLSGFMPEVRPLSDAETLTHLHGTISSRQHPVAVPETPIYLDALLADTSLVGGLEPRLGDRHLRTLTVLGFPNLSRPGILDALNHQDFGYRWVTRFIALDKTDATKVLTRIRRQWFNKRKSITALLREVMYNQPVQLLDTDADNKVVDADLALQALGGDHVAFGYLTTTITVSDADRDRAEDKVRAVERIVNGLGFTAKREGVNAVEAWLSSLPGQVYVNVRQPLVHTLNLAHLMPLSSVWAGPTENRHLGGPPLLCAQTSGSTPFRLSTHVGDVGHMLVVGPTGAGKSVLLALIALQFRRYTGSQLYIFDKGYSARAAVLAMGGAHHALGLGTDNGETLAFQPLRRIDDSSERSWAAEWIAALLAHEKVMVTPEVKDAVWSALGSLASAPPEERTLTGLAMLLQSNALRTALTAYTLDGAYGRLLDAAEQHLALADVQCFETESLMGQAGVVAPVLTYLFHRLEERFDGRPTLLVLDEAWIFLDHPLFAARIREWLKVLRKKNVAVLFATQSLADIADSSIAPAIIESCPQRILLPNDRAIEPQSRAAYERFGLNSAQIELVSRATPKRHYYLQSARGNRLFELGLGPIALALCGASDPATQARIDALLTEYGAQDFAARFLEGAGLDWAAGLLADFPAPQAKE encoded by the coding sequence ATGCTGAACCTCGCGGAATACCGGTCGCGTGCCGATCGGCTCGCCGACCATCTGCCATGGGCCGCGCTGGTCGCACCCGGCGTCGTCCTCAACAAGGACGGCAGTTTCCAGCGCAGCTTCGCCTTTCGCGGCCCCGATCTCGAAAGCGCGACCGAGGCGGAACTGGTGTCGGCCTGCGCGCGGGCGAACAATGTCCTCAAGCGCCTCGGCTCGGGCTGGGCCTTGTTCTTCGAGGCCGAGCGGCGCGAAGCGCTCGGTTATCCCGAGAGCGTCTTTCCCGATGCAGCGTCGTGGCTGGTCGAGCAGGAGCGGCGTGCCGGGTTCGAGGCCGAGGGCGAGCATTTCGAGAGCCGCTTTCACGGCACGCTGGTCTGGTTGCCACCCGCCGACAGCACCGACGCGGCGGGACGAACACTGGTCGAACGGCCTGACGACGCGAAGGGGCGGGACTGGCACGCCAGCCTGGCGGGCTTCATCGCCGAGACCGATCGCGTGCTCGATCTCCTGTCGGGCTTCATGCCTGAGGTGCGCCCCTTGAGCGACGCAGAGACGCTGACCCATCTCCACGGCACGATTTCCAGCCGGCAGCACCCGGTCGCCGTGCCGGAAACGCCGATCTATCTCGATGCGCTGCTCGCCGACACGTCGCTGGTGGGCGGGCTGGAGCCGAGGCTTGGCGACCGCCATCTGCGCACGCTGACCGTACTGGGATTTCCCAACCTCAGCCGGCCCGGCATCCTCGACGCGCTCAACCATCAGGATTTCGGCTACCGCTGGGTCACGCGCTTCATCGCGCTCGACAAGACCGACGCGACCAAGGTGCTGACCAGGATCCGGCGGCAATGGTTCAACAAGCGCAAGTCGATCACCGCGCTGCTGCGCGAGGTGATGTACAACCAGCCGGTCCAGTTGCTCGACACCGACGCCGACAACAAGGTGGTCGATGCCGATCTCGCGCTGCAGGCGCTTGGCGGCGATCATGTCGCTTTCGGCTATCTGACGACGACGATCACGGTGTCGGACGCCGACCGTGATCGTGCCGAAGACAAGGTCCGCGCCGTCGAGCGGATCGTCAACGGCCTCGGATTTACTGCCAAGCGCGAAGGCGTCAACGCGGTCGAAGCGTGGCTGTCGTCGCTGCCCGGCCAGGTCTACGTGAATGTGCGCCAGCCGCTGGTCCATACCCTCAACCTCGCCCATCTCATGCCGCTGTCGTCGGTCTGGGCAGGACCGACGGAAAACCGGCATCTCGGCGGGCCGCCACTGCTCTGCGCGCAGACCAGCGGATCGACACCGTTCCGCCTTTCGACCCATGTCGGCGATGTCGGACACATGCTCGTCGTCGGCCCGACTGGTGCTGGCAAGTCGGTGCTGCTGGCGCTGATCGCGCTGCAGTTCCGGCGCTATACCGGCTCCCAGCTCTATATCTTCGACAAGGGCTATTCGGCGCGCGCGGCGGTGCTGGCAATGGGCGGTGCCCATCATGCCCTCGGCCTAGGCACGGACAACGGCGAGACGCTGGCGTTCCAGCCGCTGCGCCGGATCGATGATTCGAGCGAGCGGAGCTGGGCGGCGGAATGGATCGCGGCACTGCTGGCGCACGAGAAGGTCATGGTGACCCCCGAGGTGAAGGACGCCGTCTGGTCGGCGCTGGGCAGTCTCGCATCGGCGCCCCCGGAGGAGCGCACGCTGACCGGCCTCGCCATGCTGCTCCAATCGAATGCGCTGCGCACCGCACTCACCGCCTACACGCTCGACGGCGCCTATGGCCGCCTGCTCGACGCGGCCGAGCAGCATCTCGCGCTCGCCGACGTCCAGTGCTTCGAGACCGAGTCGCTGATGGGACAAGCCGGCGTCGTCGCGCCGGTGCTGACCTATCTGTTCCACCGGCTCGAGGAGCGCTTCGACGGACGGCCGACCTTGCTGGTGCTCGACGAGGCCTGGATCTTCCTTGACCATCCGCTCTTCGCCGCCCGCATCCGCGAATGGCTTAAAGTCCTGCGCAAGAAGAATGTCGCGGTGCTGTTCGCAACGCAGAGCCTAGCGGACATCGCCGACAGCAGTATCGCGCCGGCCATCATCGAAAGCTGCCCGCAGCGCATACTGCTGCCCAACGACCGGGCTATCGAGCCGCAGTCGCGCGCCGCCTATGAGCGGTTCGGCCTGAACTCCGCCCAAATCGAGCTGGTCAGCCGCGCCACCCCCAAGCGGCATTATTATCTGCAATCCGCACGCGGCAACCGCCTGTTCGAACTCGGCCTCGGCCCGATTGCGCTGGCGCTGTGCGGCGCCTCCGATCCCGCGACCCAGGCGCGCATCGACGCGCTGCTGACCGAGTACGGCGCGCAGGATTTCGCGGCCCGCTTCCTTGAAGGGGCCGGTCTTGACTGGGCCGCCGGCCTCCTCGCCGATTTCCCCGCCCCCCAAGCCAAGGAGTAA
- the trbJ gene encoding P-type conjugative transfer protein TrbJ, with product MRIPIRKYLLATALGAGAIGSLACALIEPSAPAHAQFTVFDPSNYSQNLLTAARTLQQVNNQIRSLQNEAQSLINQAKNLTTIGFPEIQAITQTLQQIDQLMGQAQGIQFRVEDLDQQFRQLFPQSFNQAMTMNGHVVAARTRLDTEMTAYRQTMGVQAQVAENVQADAQTLNSIVSRSQSAEGALQAQQATNQLLALTAKQQFQIQNLMAAQYRAQTIEQARRAQAEIDARAATTKFLGSGSAYSQLPPGQ from the coding sequence ATGCGTATCCCGATCCGTAAATATCTGTTGGCGACCGCGCTCGGCGCCGGCGCCATCGGCTCGCTGGCCTGCGCACTGATCGAGCCAAGCGCGCCCGCCCATGCGCAGTTCACCGTGTTCGATCCGAGCAATTACAGCCAGAACCTGCTCACTGCCGCGCGAACCCTCCAACAGGTCAACAACCAGATCCGCTCGCTGCAGAACGAGGCCCAGAGCCTGATCAACCAGGCGAAGAATCTCACCACGATCGGCTTTCCCGAAATCCAGGCGATCACGCAAACGCTCCAGCAGATCGACCAGTTGATGGGTCAGGCGCAGGGCATCCAGTTTCGTGTCGAGGATCTCGACCAGCAATTCCGCCAGCTCTTTCCCCAGAGCTTCAACCAGGCGATGACCATGAACGGCCATGTTGTCGCCGCGCGGACGCGGCTCGACACCGAGATGACGGCCTACAGGCAGACGATGGGCGTGCAGGCGCAGGTCGCCGAGAATGTCCAGGCTGACGCGCAGACCCTGAACAGCATCGTATCGCGGAGCCAGAGCGCCGAGGGCGCGCTGCAAGCGCAACAGGCGACCAACCAGTTGCTCGCGCTGACCGCCAAGCAGCAGTTCCAGATCCAGAACCTGATGGCGGCACAATACCGGGCGCAGACGATCGAGCAGGCTCGCCGCGCGCAGGCCGAGATCGACGCACGCGCCGCGACCACCAAATTCCTCGGTTCCGGCTCGGCCTACAGCCAATTGCCTCCTGGCCAATAG
- the trbL gene encoding P-type conjugative transfer protein TrbL codes for MNDLNVIDRFLQTFIRYIDSGFGLLGGDVAFLTTTLIGIDITLAGLFWAMGGEQDVIGRFIKKILYIGAFAFILNRFSTLADIIFRSFAAAGLTAGGGTLSADDLLKPGRLAGTGFSAAWPMLDQVSKLMGFTSFFDNFLTIIVLLFAWAIVIIAFFILAVQMFVCIVEFKLTTLAGFVLVPFALWNRTSFLAERVLGNVLSSGIKVMVLAVIVGIGSNFFSEFTTALQGQEPDIGQAMSLVLASLTLFGLGIFGPGIASGLVAGAPQLGAGAAVGTTIGAAGVVALGGGAAMGAVRAFGGAALGAIRAGTTMGSAASASYQLGQTAAGSSSLGAGIGGMARAAGNAVRQKASATLGLGEAAERGRDAAWGLLNGGAGSTASSSNAVADAAPSWARSLRRQQDARHHRDVALQTLKEGDRGGASATPDIKERED; via the coding sequence ATGAACGACCTGAACGTCATCGATCGGTTCCTGCAGACCTTCATCCGCTACATCGACAGCGGGTTCGGGCTGCTGGGCGGCGACGTCGCCTTCCTGACGACGACCCTGATCGGCATCGACATCACGCTCGCCGGCTTGTTCTGGGCGATGGGCGGCGAGCAGGACGTGATCGGCCGCTTCATCAAGAAGATCCTCTATATCGGCGCGTTCGCGTTCATCCTGAACCGCTTCTCGACGCTCGCCGACATCATCTTCCGCTCCTTTGCGGCGGCCGGCCTGACTGCCGGCGGCGGCACGCTCTCGGCGGATGATCTGCTGAAACCCGGTCGTCTCGCCGGCACCGGCTTCTCGGCGGCATGGCCTATGCTCGACCAGGTCTCGAAGCTGATGGGCTTCACCAGCTTCTTCGACAATTTCCTGACCATCATCGTGCTGCTGTTCGCATGGGCGATCGTGATCATCGCCTTCTTCATCCTCGCCGTGCAGATGTTCGTGTGCATCGTCGAGTTCAAGCTGACGACGCTCGCCGGTTTCGTGCTGGTGCCGTTCGCGCTCTGGAACCGGACCAGCTTCCTCGCGGAGCGCGTGCTCGGCAATGTGTTGAGTTCCGGCATCAAGGTCATGGTGCTCGCCGTCATCGTCGGCATCGGCTCGAATTTTTTCAGCGAGTTCACGACCGCGCTCCAGGGCCAGGAACCCGACATCGGCCAGGCCATGAGCCTTGTGCTGGCATCGCTCACGCTGTTCGGCCTCGGGATCTTCGGTCCCGGCATCGCCTCGGGCCTCGTCGCGGGCGCTCCGCAACTGGGCGCAGGTGCGGCGGTCGGCACGACCATTGGCGCGGCCGGTGTCGTCGCGCTTGGCGGCGGCGCTGCGATGGGCGCGGTCCGTGCGTTTGGCGGGGCCGCGCTCGGTGCGATCCGGGCCGGCACGACCATGGGTTCGGCGGCTTCTGCCTCCTACCAGCTCGGCCAGACCGCGGCCGGATCTTCGAGCCTCGGCGCCGGCATCGGCGGCATGGCGCGGGCGGCGGGGAACGCCGTTCGCCAGAAAGCGTCGGCGACGCTGGGATTGGGTGAGGCCGCCGAGCGCGGGCGCGACGCCGCTTGGGGCCTGCTCAACGGCGGGGCCGGTTCGACAGCGTCATCTTCGAATGCCGTCGCCGATGCGGCGCCGTCCTGGGCACGCTCGCTGCGTCGCCAGCAGGACGCCCGTCACCACCGCGATGTCGCGCTTCAGACACTGAAGGAAGGCGATCGCGGCGGCGCTTCTGCCACCCCCGACATCAAGGAAAGGGAAGATTGA
- the trbF gene encoding conjugal transfer protein TrbF, with amino-acid sequence MLFKRAVQRYAQTPQPETPYQRAGQVWDDRIGSARVQARNWRLMAFGTLSLSTAMSGALIWQSLQSRVTPYVVEVDRLGEARAVTEVEVGYRPTDPQIAWHLAKFVENVRGVSLDPVLMRRNWLSAFAFTTTRGSQFLSDYARAADPFAGIGQRTVSVQVTSVIRASDRSFQVKWTETAYERGSAAGSSHWTGILTIQMKPPVSADTLRKNPLGIYIDAIDWSRELEPAGSTAPTRTAPPPSDVPLGSPLDPNLAVSPTVNPETQP; translated from the coding sequence ATGCTCTTTAAGCGCGCCGTCCAGCGCTACGCGCAGACACCCCAACCGGAGACGCCCTATCAACGCGCCGGCCAGGTCTGGGACGACCGCATCGGGTCGGCCCGCGTCCAGGCCCGCAACTGGCGGTTGATGGCATTCGGCACGCTGTCGCTGTCGACCGCCATGTCGGGCGCACTCATCTGGCAGTCGCTGCAGAGCCGGGTCACGCCCTATGTCGTCGAGGTCGATCGCCTGGGCGAGGCACGGGCCGTGACCGAGGTCGAAGTCGGCTACCGCCCCACCGATCCCCAGATCGCCTGGCATCTGGCAAAGTTCGTCGAGAATGTCCGCGGCGTCTCGCTCGATCCCGTGCTGATGCGCCGTAACTGGCTCTCGGCCTTTGCCTTTACCACGACGCGCGGAAGCCAGTTTCTCAGCGATTATGCGCGGGCGGCGGATCCGTTTGCCGGGATCGGCCAGCGCACCGTTTCGGTCCAGGTGACCAGCGTCATCCGTGCATCGGATCGCTCCTTCCAGGTGAAGTGGACCGAGACCGCCTATGAGCGCGGGAGCGCGGCAGGCTCCTCCCACTGGACCGGCATCCTGACGATTCAGATGAAGCCGCCGGTATCCGCCGACACGCTCCGGAAGAACCCGCTTGGCATCTACATCGACGCGATCGACTGGAGCCGCGAACTCGAGCCTGCGGGGTCGACTGCGCCTACGCGCACCGCGCCGCCGCCCAGCGACGTGCCGCTCGGCTCGCCGCTCGACCCGAACCTTGCCGTTTCACCGACCGTCAATCCGGAGACTCAGCCATGA
- the trbG gene encoding P-type conjugative transfer protein TrbG, with the protein MTRTLAIAALLTPCLILADTSAGATSPRDSSKRASTPIVGADGARTIEPVAQGFINAVQVYPFADGAIYHVITAPERVTDIALQPGETLVAVASGDTARWVIGDTISGSATERRTHVLVKPFSAGLATNLVITTDRRTYHLNLTSRTKSAMAALSWTYPQDALIALKRTAAAAEAAAPVAAGVEVEQLHFNYAVSGDRPAWRPLRAFDDGRQTFIEFPATLAVGEAPPIFLVDGKGEAQLVNYRVKGRFYVVDRIFDVAELRLGTKHQQIVQIRRVAEGAPKRRGS; encoded by the coding sequence ATGACGAGAACGCTCGCAATCGCCGCGCTGCTGACGCCTTGCCTGATCCTTGCCGACACCAGCGCGGGGGCTACTTCGCCACGCGATAGTTCCAAGCGCGCTTCTACGCCGATTGTCGGCGCCGACGGCGCGCGGACGATAGAACCCGTCGCGCAGGGCTTCATCAACGCCGTGCAGGTCTATCCGTTCGCCGACGGCGCCATCTATCATGTCATCACCGCACCCGAGCGAGTGACCGATATCGCCTTGCAACCGGGTGAGACGCTGGTCGCCGTGGCCAGTGGCGACACGGCGCGCTGGGTGATCGGCGATACCATCAGCGGGTCGGCCACGGAACGGCGGACGCATGTGCTCGTCAAACCGTTCAGTGCCGGCCTGGCGACCAACCTCGTCATTACTACCGACCGGCGGACCTATCACCTCAACCTGACCAGCAGGACGAAGTCGGCGATGGCCGCGCTTTCGTGGACTTATCCGCAGGACGCGCTGATCGCCTTGAAGCGCACGGCCGCGGCCGCCGAGGCGGCGGCACCGGTGGCGGCCGGGGTCGAGGTCGAGCAGCTTCATTTCAACTATGCCGTGTCGGGCGATCGACCCGCCTGGCGGCCGCTCCGCGCGTTCGACGATGGGCGCCAGACCTTCATCGAGTTTCCGGCGACGCTGGCGGTCGGCGAAGCGCCACCAATTTTTCTGGTGGACGGGAAGGGCGAGGCTCAACTCGTCAACTACCGCGTAAAGGGTCGCTTCTATGTCGTGGATCGCATCTTCGACGTCGCTGAACTTCGCCTCGGCACGAAGCACCAACAGATTGTCCAGATCCGCCGGGTGGCGGAAGGTGCGCCCAAGCGGAGGGGATCATGA
- a CDS encoding TrbI/VirB10 family protein — MTAEAASPPAPEAPAIPAKVDPETLALRAQPAPAIRFKRGAIVGIAALGSVSLMATAWVALRPSALHIAGQADDPPVAAKAPADTLDRLPDSYGDVPKLGPPLPGDLGRPILEHQRALGIGPKGGEAARTDQAAVIERDRRAAELKAARESGVLVQSGNRTDPGRLADATPSMPSVPVPDASRLAIDPDRDPNAQQRKTDFVAARDTGGDVNAHRLSPPASPNMLSAGSVISASLITGLRSDLPGLVTAQVTERVFDSATGSILLIPQGARLIGSYDSVVAFGQKRALVVWQRIILPDGSSIRLDNVPATDPSGYAGLADKVDFHTWTLLKGVAISTLLGVGANVTFSGESDLVQAIRESTQQNVSRAGDQITSRNLQIQPTITIRPGAPVRLVVHRDLILARWTE, encoded by the coding sequence ATGACCGCCGAGGCAGCATCCCCGCCGGCACCCGAAGCCCCAGCCATCCCGGCCAAGGTGGATCCGGAAACGCTGGCGCTGCGCGCGCAGCCCGCGCCGGCGATCCGCTTCAAGCGAGGGGCGATTGTGGGAATCGCGGCGCTTGGCTCCGTCAGCCTGATGGCGACGGCCTGGGTAGCCCTGCGGCCGTCCGCATTGCACATCGCTGGACAAGCCGATGACCCGCCGGTTGCGGCAAAGGCGCCCGCCGACACCCTCGATCGTCTGCCGGACAGCTATGGTGACGTACCGAAGCTCGGGCCACCTTTGCCGGGCGACCTCGGCCGGCCGATCCTCGAGCATCAGCGCGCTCTGGGTATCGGGCCGAAGGGCGGTGAAGCGGCGCGTACTGACCAGGCAGCGGTGATCGAACGGGATCGAAGGGCTGCAGAACTGAAGGCAGCACGTGAGTCGGGGGTGCTGGTACAATCGGGCAATCGCACCGATCCGGGCCGCCTTGCCGATGCGACGCCATCCATGCCATCCGTCCCGGTCCCCGACGCGTCGCGGCTCGCGATCGATCCCGATCGTGACCCCAATGCCCAACAGCGCAAGACTGATTTCGTCGCTGCGCGCGACACCGGCGGCGATGTCAACGCGCATCGGCTGAGCCCGCCGGCGTCGCCGAACATGCTGTCCGCGGGCAGTGTCATCTCCGCCAGCCTGATCACCGGGCTCAGGTCCGACCTGCCCGGTCTGGTCACTGCCCAGGTAACGGAGCGGGTCTTTGACAGTGCGACGGGCAGCATCCTCCTCATTCCGCAGGGCGCGCGGCTGATCGGCAGCTACGATAGTGTCGTCGCCTTCGGGCAGAAGCGTGCGCTGGTCGTGTGGCAGCGGATCATCTTGCCCGATGGCAGTTCGATCCGGCTCGACAACGTGCCTGCAACGGACCCGTCCGGTTATGCCGGGCTCGCGGACAAAGTGGATTTCCACACCTGGACACTGCTCAAGGGCGTCGCGATCTCGACGTTGCTCGGCGTGGGGGCGAACGTGACCTTCTCCGGGGAGAGCGATCTCGTCCAGGCGATACGGGAATCGACGCAGCAGAACGTGTCGCGCGCCGGCGACCAGATCACGTCCCGCAACCTGCAAATCCAGCCGACCATCACGATAAGGCCTGGCGCGCCAGTCCGGTTGGTTGTGCATCGCGATCTCATCCTGGCTCGCTGGACGGAATAG
- a CDS encoding DUF2274 domain-containing protein yields the protein MPELKLGRLPDRTPVKLAITVTPDLHLMLQQYAALYAEAYGREESVTELIPAMLAAFLESDRSFVRSRSTGK from the coding sequence ATGCCAGAATTGAAACTGGGCAGATTGCCCGACAGGACTCCGGTCAAGCTGGCGATCACCGTCACGCCCGATCTTCACCTTATGCTGCAGCAATATGCCGCACTCTATGCCGAAGCCTACGGCCGCGAAGAATCCGTCACCGAACTCATTCCTGCGATGCTGGCGGCTTTCCTCGAGAGCGATCGCAGTTTCGTTCGCAGCCGCTCCACCGGAAAATGA
- a CDS encoding helix-turn-helix transcriptional regulator has product MSAEIEIPDRFVKLDEVKRRVGLGKSMIYRLIQEGKFPAPYKLSPFASRWSDREIVAWVNDVKDGFEGKKRKV; this is encoded by the coding sequence ATGAGCGCCGAGATTGAGATTCCGGATCGTTTCGTCAAGCTCGACGAGGTCAAGCGCCGCGTCGGTCTCGGCAAGTCGATGATCTATCGGCTGATCCAGGAAGGGAAGTTCCCCGCGCCTTACAAGCTGTCGCCGTTCGCGTCGCGGTGGAGCGACCGGGAGATCGTCGCCTGGGTCAATGATGTGAAGGACGGCTTCGAGGGGAAGAAGCGGAAGGTCTGA